The genomic region CTACCGCCCATATCGTTGTTGTGGCTATCAAACCAAGTATTGCCGAGAGCGGAAACTCGCGTCCTTTGATTTCAATATTGAAGCGTAGCTTGAATGGTCTGGGCAACTCCGGCTTCCTGGCCCTCAAGCTAAGAATTGCCGCGTGGGCCAGACTGAAAGTTAACAGGGAACCGAATACGTACAGTGCCCCCAGATCGGTGAAAAAGTTGGGATTGACCAGCCCGGGAGCCAGTACCAGGATAGATAGTAGGCAGAACAAAATGATGGTCATGGAAGGCGTTCTAAAGCGGCGGTGCACCCGGCCCAGAAATGCTGGAAATTGCCGGTGTGATGTCAGGTTGAAACCAAGCCGGGAGATACTCATCAAACCGGTATTGGTCGCCATAAGTAAAATAGTGGCAGCCAGCACTGCGATCAGAGGGGCAAATAGCGATCGCAGCGTGCTTGAAGGAAGGCTGGCGACAATACCCGCCACCGGATCTCTGGCCCAACCATTCACCGGGTCACCCAGCAACTGCGGAGTCATAGCGGACAAAGCGACTATTGAAATCCCGGCAAAGAGGACAAGAACAGCCGCTACCATCAGCGTATACGTCTGCGGCATTCTCTTTTGAGGCTGACGCGTTTCTTCTCCGTGCTGGGATACTGATTCAACACCGGTAAAGCACAGAGCCGCCAGGGCAATGCCGAAGACGAGATTCTGGGCAGTCGGCCAGTTACCCTGGCTAAACATGTTCTGGAACAGGACTTCAGGGTGTGGCCCCAGTATGAGGATAGCACCCAGGATTACCAGGGTAAGCTGCGTAACTATATCCAACACGGTGAACGTTATATTCATGACTGATGATTCTCTGATACCAAGCACGTTTATGACCATGAGAAAAAGGATGATTCCCATCGATACCATAGTGCCGGTTGCAGGTTCGCTGAGCGCGGGCCAGAAATAGGCAAGATACGGAGGAATAGTATAGGCTGCGATGGCCATGGTAATTATGTAACTCAACATCAGCGCCCACCCGGCGAAAAAACCGACGAAGTCATTGAACCCATGGCGAGCATAGCTGGTTGAGCCACCCCCCTCGGGAAGCATGGCCGAGCCTTCCGCGTAAGTAAGAGCGTTAAAAACGTAAATGATACCGGCTATCGCCAGTGCAATGGGGGTAGCCCCCAGGGCAACAACCGCAACGACGCCTAAACCGTAGTAGATAGATGAACCTACATCCCCATACCCGATGCTGAAAAGAGCCGGGACCCCGAGTACCCTCCGGAGACGGCCCAGCATTATTCGCCGGGGACGGAAAAGCTGGTTTCCCGGTTTCGGCTGCCATGTTTCTTTCATGCTATGCCTGTTCGTACTTCATATCAGATAAATCAATCCGGCGGACAAAGGCATACGTTTTGCCCGGCAACCATCTCAGGCGGTTAACATCCTACTGACCAGATTTAGCGTGATGGCCTGCGATTAATCTACGGACAATCTATTCCCGGTAAGGTCTAACCTTGTCCGACAGGCGGAAGACAGGTTCAAAGGAACTAAAGAGGTCCAGGTACTGTTCCAGGTAACGAGTCAGCAGAAAGTGCTGTCTCACTTTCTCCCGAGCTTTTTGTCCCATCTGCTGTCTGAGGTCAGGGTCCCGGAGCAGTTGGACGATTCTATGCGCTGCTTCTTCAATAGAGGACACCAGGAAACCGTTAACTTTGTCCTCAATCTGATAACGGATCCCTCCGGTATTCCCTCCGATGACAGCCGTTCCTTTCCACATCGCCTCAGCGACGGTTAAGCCGAACCCTTCCCTGATGGACTTCTGCAGCACCACGGCTGCCCGCCGCTGGAGAGCGTTTACCAGCGCTCCATCCTGGCGGCTCAGAATGATGATACGGTCCTCACGGGAATCGAGCAGGGAATCGTACACTTCTTCACCTTCAGGGTCATCGGTGGCTACATTACCCAGCAGCACCAGGGTGCAATCTACCTCTTTTCTCGCCATTTTGAAGGCCCGGATGACGCCTTCCGGGTCCTTCCAGCGGTCAAAGCGGGAAATCTGGACTACCAGAGGCAGATCAGTGGGAATATGGTAATGGTTCAGGCGGTTGTCTATCTCCTCTTCGGTTAGAGGTTTATTGGTGATGGCAAAAGGGTCTATCGCCGGCATGAAGAAGAGCTGGGGAGTTTCCAGCTTTTGTTTGTACTCCCTCAGGCTAAGAATAGCGGCATCATATTTCTCAATGAAAGGTACCAGGTAGTCCCACAGTTCCGGGTTAGGACTGGTCAGGTCAACGTGACAGCGCCATATCCAGGGGGAATTCTTCCGGTAGTGCTTTATCAGAGGCAGCGGCTGGGGGTCATGCACTATGATTATGTCATGGTCCAGGTGGTTCTGGATTGAGTTATCATAGACCACATCTTCATATATCTGCTTCTTTATTTGACTCAGGTTAATTTCACCGCCCTGAAGGGCATTATGCATCTTTTTGGTTACGGAAAAGAAATCCGGCGGCCCGTGGATGGTACGCCAGCCGGTCTTGATACCGAGACTATTCATCAGCAGGGTCAGGGGCGCCAGTAGCTGCGCGACCCCGCCGCCGTAATAGGTCGAGTTGATATTGGTTACGTGCAAACCCCGGAGCACTTCAGCTTTCTGCCTGATACGCACTATTGCTTCAGAGCCGACAAACGGAATATAATCTTCAATCTGTACCGTTCGCGGGGGCATAAAATCTCCTCTCTGCATTCCGCGTAAACACAGGATGGCTCTATTCTGTGACGCGGGTTTCTAGACTTTGCGTTGCATGCCCAGTTCTTGATTGAGCTGCAGATGCCTGATGATATCAGACCGGCTGAGTAACCCGGCGCATCGTCCTTGTTGATTAATCAGTACCTGATTAATATCGTGTTGGGCAATAAGCTTCATTGCAGTATTCAGGTTATCTTCAGGAGATACCATGTAGAGTGGATCACGGGTCATTATTTGTTCTACCGGCGTTTCCGCCCACTTATCGCGGGGTAGTTCTTTGACATCGGTTATGGTGACAATGCCCAGCAGCTTGCCGTCCCGGCAGACTGGAACAGAGCGACCGTGGTTCTTACGAAAGATATTCCAGACAACATCTTCGACCCTGGTTTCCGGGGCGATGGTCTCCTGATCGGGGGTCATCAACTCCTTCACCTTGATGCCACTCAGGTGTTCACGCAGGGTAATCTCTCTATAACTGTTATCGGCGGCACTGCTGATAAACCAGCCGATGAAGGCAATCCACAGGCCTCCCAGGAAATCCCCGGCCAGTAAACGAAGCACGCCGAAGGCAATCAGCCCCCAGCCAAAGAAACGCCCTACCGTAGCCGCGATGTTGGTAGCCTGGATGAGGTTGCCGGTAGCGCCCCAGAGAATAGAACGAAGTACTCGCCCGCCATCCAGCGGGAAGCCGGGTAAAATGTTAAAGATGGCCAGAATCAGGTTAATCAGGGACAGATAACTGAGCATTGCTGCCAGAGGACCGTCCTGGTCTCCGGCTACCTGGGTTAACCCCCAGAAAATACCGGCCAGAGCCAGGCTGGTTAGAGGCCCCACTATGGCCATGGCAAACTCGATCCTGGGCTTTTCCGGCTCTTCTTCCAGGTTACTGACGCCACCAAAAATGAAAAGGGTGATGCTATTGACGGACATACCTCTGGCCCGCGCCACTAAAGAGTGGGCCATCTCATGCAGCAGAACCGAGACAAAGAGAAGAAGGGCGGCCAGAATGCCCGTTATCCAGTAAGTAACCGTATCCCACCCCGGGTATGCCTGCGGAAAGAAACCCTGCGCCAGTGACCAGCTGATCAGGACAAAAATAAATATCCAGGTATAGTGAAGTCCGATATCAATGCCGGCAATGCGGAACAGGCGAAAAGAACTCTTCATGGATTTCTCCCTTTAACAATGCTATTCTCCAGCGCCGGAGTTACGTCTCCATTTTTCTTGGTTTTATTATCAGAACCGGTAAGCCTGATTGTCTAAGCACGTGGTCAGCGACACTGCCGAAAATAACACGTCCCAGACCACTGTGCCCGTGTGTGGCCAGAGCGATGAGGTTAATATTTTCCTTCTGCGCGTAGTTAATGATAGTCTCACCGGCCTGTCCCTGCAAGACGACACAGGTTACATCCAGTCCTTTCTCCTGCAACGACTTGGCTATTTTCTCCAGGTAGACTCTGGCCTCGGTCTCCAGCCTCTGAGCTTCTTCCCGTATCAGGTCGGCGCCTACTACGGACGCTTCAGATGCCTCCGCAGCCGCGATATTGCTGGATATGGAGAACGCTTGAAGGAGTATTACTTTGCTATTAAAGTGCGTTGCCTGTTCTATCGCGTAGGGTAGAATCTGTTCAGCAAGATTGGAACCGTCCAGGCAAACCAGAATTTTATCAAACATTTTGCTAAGCCTCCCTGAATAATCGCTTATTGGATTATAGCACAAACCGCGTCAATAATACCCCGCGCATACGGCTCCAGTTGATTTATTTTTGCCTGGGCCCCGGCTCAACGCTATTTGGTGATCTTGAATCCCTTCTCTTCCAGTTGCCTGATAACCTCGGACAGGTCTTTACCCTGTTTCTGGCAGCCCTGCGGTATAGTGGTAACCCTGCCCAGTGTGTTTCGGGCGATACTATTAGCTACGCCCAGGAAGCCCAGTTCTTTAAGGGTACTGATAAGCTCCGGATAGGCTTCGGTCAGTTCATAAACGCTTTTATTGAGATCAATCTCTTTCATCGAGTAGTTTCTTCTCCCCCTCCAGAGATTTGATGCCACTGACGTCCTGCGTAACTTCCAGAGTCCCCACGTACTGTCCCTTATTGTCCCTGATGGCAAAATACCTTATGTAGACCAATTTGCCCTGGAGGTTCATCCAGAAATCATAAACATCCTTCTTTCCTTCCTTGAATGCGGTGAGTATCTTCTCCACGACGTCTACACTCTGCGGCGGGTGGCAGTTCTGCACCTTCCGCCCGATGATGGCCCTGGTGCGGCGAAAAATCCGGTCTTTGCCTTCCGAGAAATAGCGAACGGTATCCTCCCGGTCGACAAAGGTCAGGTCTACCGGCAGGACATTGAGGAGAGGCATTAGTTCATCCAGCCTTATTGTCCCGGTCGGCAATGAAATGGTGTTGTCCTGAAATATAACTTCTTCAAGTAACGCCGCCTGGAGTTTGTTCACCAGGACAGACGTTTCCTCCGGTTTCTGGATAAAAACATAGCCGATGTCATCGCTCTCTCTCAGTATCTCCACCCAATCAGTGGCATCAAGTTTTTCCAGTGAGGTCGGGAACAGGATGTTTTCCTCCTTAAAAATCATTCCCAGGACTTCTTCAATAAGCGGATCAAGCGCCCGGTTACGGTACTCATTTAGGTCTTCCGCACTGGCAATATCGTCGATTTCGCTTAAGGCTGTCTTCATCAGGTCCCTGATTTCATTATCTTTACCCCACATCACTTTTGAAGGGCCCATAAAGCCCTGTCTTTCCAGGAACGGAAAAAGGAGCTGCTCTTTTCTTTCGTAGTGAAGCTCGATTCCCCGCAGCTGCTCCAGCAGCCCTTTCAGCTTCCTGATTAAAGCGGATAGGTCGTAGCCTTCTTTTTGCTCGGCGGCTGCTTTGAGCGAGTTAATCAGCTTTTCAATTTCCCGGTTTTCCAGCTTGAAAAGATAGACCGGATGGGAGGGGAACGTTTCATCAGCCGGGGATTTCTCCAAGGCGGATTGAAAGATCAGGGCATGGACATTGCAGAACTTTTTTATCTCTTCCGGCGATAGGCCGTCATTGATGAGGGACTGCTCTATCTCGGCAATCTCGGTGGAGGTGACGTTGCCTATTTCTTTTTCAAACCTGTTCTTGGCTTCCTCAGCGGATAAACCCCGGTGAAGCTGAAGGATGATGTCCTTCATTACTTCTTTTCTGGATTCCCTGGCAGCGGACTCAGTCATATCTTACCTCCGGTACTAGCAGTAGCTATCTTCGAAAAGTATATTGCTACTGAGTAAGCGGGTCAAGTTCAAGAGGAAAATTGTGTTAGCAAAATAAGCGCTTTACTCTGGCGGCGGAGGGAAGCCAGGGTATGTGTTGCTGGCAGTCTTGCGAAAACCTTAAGGTAGTTTGGGGGCTGCGCATATGCAGCCCCCTTTCTTACGCTAAGTGCCGACGCGGCGGCTGAGGGCAAGGGCGTTGCCACCCAGTATCCCGGACTTTATCTCCGCGGGTAGATCCATGGACTGGACTGTATTCAGGGTATGCTCTACACCCGTTTCAAGGCCGTAGGGAACATCAGTGCCGAATATCAGATGGTTGCCGCCAACACGCTTGTAGGCCAGCATCAGCGAATCGGTATCGGTAAGCGCCGTATCATAGTAGAGCTGCTTCAGGTATTCAGTAGGCGGCGCACTGATATGGTCATGGCTGGGCGGACGGTTGCCCATATAGGGCATGTTGATACGCCACCAGATGTAGGGGATTGTCCCTCCGGCGTGGCTGAGGATGAAAGAGACGTCAGGACACTGCGCCAGGACTCCTGTATAGGCCATGCGGATGAAGGCGAGCGAGGTATCATAAGGGAAGCCCAGTATCATAAACATGAAATATTCCCGCAACGCCTCGTCCGAAGCCCTGGGCGCAATAGGGTGGACGTGCACAACCGTTTTCAATTTATTGGCTTCCTCAAAGAATGGCCGGAATTCGGGCGCATCGAGTGGTTTCCCATCATAGTTAGACTGCAGGCAAATGCCGTGAAGACCAAGGTCTTTGAGCGCCCGCTTCATCTCATCAATGGCCGCATCGCCATGGGCCAGAGGAATATCGGCGAAGGCCATGTATTTGCCAGGGTAGCGCTGGCAAACAGCTGCAAGATAATCATTAGCCGTCCGTGCCACGGTAAGAACATGCGGAGATGACTGCGGAAGCTCTTTCACCCCGACGTAATACGGCGGCGTCCGGAAAGAGAACCACAGAACGTCTACGCCCTTCTT from Dehalococcoidales bacterium harbors:
- a CDS encoding DUF438 domain-containing protein yields the protein MTESAARESRKEVMKDIILQLHRGLSAEEAKNRFEKEIGNVTSTEIAEIEQSLINDGLSPEEIKKFCNVHALIFQSALEKSPADETFPSHPVYLFKLENREIEKLINSLKAAAEQKEGYDLSALIRKLKGLLEQLRGIELHYERKEQLLFPFLERQGFMGPSKVMWGKDNEIRDLMKTALSEIDDIASAEDLNEYRNRALDPLIEEVLGMIFKEENILFPTSLEKLDATDWVEILRESDDIGYVFIQKPEETSVLVNKLQAALLEEVIFQDNTISLPTGTIRLDELMPLLNVLPVDLTFVDREDTVRYFSEGKDRIFRRTRAIIGRKVQNCHPPQSVDVVEKILTAFKEGKKDVYDFWMNLQGKLVYIRYFAIRDNKGQYVGTLEVTQDVSGIKSLEGEKKLLDERD
- a CDS encoding amidohydrolase family protein, with product MPDNKVIDAHYHVISPNLAKAIGAAIPIPDIFKRERMLTEEEQLEIAQKKGVDVLWFSFRTPPYYVGVKELPQSSPHVLTVARTANDYLAAVCQRYPGKYMAFADIPLAHGDAAIDEMKRALKDLGLHGICLQSNYDGKPLDAPEFRPFFEEANKLKTVVHVHPIAPRASDEALREYFMFMILGFPYDTSLAFIRMAYTGVLAQCPDVSFILSHAGGTIPYIWWRINMPYMGNRPPSHDHISAPPTEYLKQLYYDTALTDTDSLMLAYKRVGGNHLIFGTDVPYGLETGVEHTLNTVQSMDLPAEIKSGILGGNALALSRRVGT
- a CDS encoding DUF1858 domain-containing protein; the encoded protein is MKEIDLNKSVYELTEAYPELISTLKELGFLGVANSIARNTLGRVTTIPQGCQKQGKDLSEVIRQLEEKGFKITK
- a CDS encoding glycosyltransferase, giving the protein MPPRTVQIEDYIPFVGSEAIVRIRQKAEVLRGLHVTNINSTYYGGGVAQLLAPLTLLMNSLGIKTGWRTIHGPPDFFSVTKKMHNALQGGEINLSQIKKQIYEDVVYDNSIQNHLDHDIIIVHDPQPLPLIKHYRKNSPWIWRCHVDLTSPNPELWDYLVPFIEKYDAAILSLREYKQKLETPQLFFMPAIDPFAITNKPLTEEEIDNRLNHYHIPTDLPLVVQISRFDRWKDPEGVIRAFKMARKEVDCTLVLLGNVATDDPEGEEVYDSLLDSREDRIIILSRQDGALVNALQRRAAVVLQKSIREGFGLTVAEAMWKGTAVIGGNTGGIRYQIEDKVNGFLVSSIEEAAHRIVQLLRDPDLRQQMGQKAREKVRQHFLLTRYLEQYLDLFSSFEPVFRLSDKVRPYRE
- a CDS encoding APC family permease translates to MKETWQPKPGNQLFRPRRIMLGRLRRVLGVPALFSIGYGDVGSSIYYGLGVVAVVALGATPIALAIAGIIYVFNALTYAEGSAMLPEGGGSTSYARHGFNDFVGFFAGWALMLSYIITMAIAAYTIPPYLAYFWPALSEPATGTMVSMGIILFLMVINVLGIRESSVMNITFTVLDIVTQLTLVILGAILILGPHPEVLFQNMFSQGNWPTAQNLVFGIALAALCFTGVESVSQHGEETRQPQKRMPQTYTLMVAAVLVLFAGISIVALSAMTPQLLGDPVNGWARDPVAGIVASLPSSTLRSLFAPLIAVLAATILLMATNTGLMSISRLGFNLTSHRQFPAFLGRVHRRFRTPSMTIILFCLLSILVLAPGLVNPNFFTDLGALYVFGSLLTFSLAHAAILSLRARKPELPRPFKLRFNIEIKGREFPLSAILGLIATTTIWAVVIIIHPYSRWMGLIWMVIGFIIYYLYRRWKRIPLTHYSPPPSRAGSNRKS
- a CDS encoding site-2 protease family protein, with amino-acid sequence MKSSFRLFRIAGIDIGLHYTWIFIFVLISWSLAQGFFPQAYPGWDTVTYWITGILAALLLFVSVLLHEMAHSLVARARGMSVNSITLFIFGGVSNLEEEPEKPRIEFAMAIVGPLTSLALAGIFWGLTQVAGDQDGPLAAMLSYLSLINLILAIFNILPGFPLDGGRVLRSILWGATGNLIQATNIAATVGRFFGWGLIAFGVLRLLAGDFLGGLWIAFIGWFISSAADNSYREITLREHLSGIKVKELMTPDQETIAPETRVEDVVWNIFRKNHGRSVPVCRDGKLLGIVTITDVKELPRDKWAETPVEQIMTRDPLYMVSPEDNLNTAMKLIAQHDINQVLINQQGRCAGLLSRSDIIRHLQLNQELGMQRKV
- a CDS encoding universal stress protein, giving the protein MFDKILVCLDGSNLAEQILPYAIEQATHFNSKVILLQAFSISSNIAAAEASEASVVGADLIREEAQRLETEARVYLEKIAKSLQEKGLDVTCVVLQGQAGETIINYAQKENINLIALATHGHSGLGRVIFGSVADHVLRQSGLPVLIIKPRKMET